The Candidatus Margulisiibacteriota bacterium region ACACCAAAGTTCTTAACATCTATTTTCATAATGGACTCCTATTTATATTTTAGCAGAGCAACACAACCAAACACAGGACTATCAGAACACAGACTATCGATGATCTCCTTAATATTTGATTCTTGTAAAAATATTGGTGTCACCATAAATCTATATATACTTCCTTTTATATCAACCGTTATTATTAGTTTTTTACTTTACCAGGAACTATAACATTTTTTATCATAAGGTTATTTTAGCATAATTCTATATAGACGCTTTTTTCTTGCATTTAAGAAAAATTACTTATTCACCTTCGCCAGCTTCTCTGCCTCGCTAGACCTGTCGCCTATGCGCCAGGCACAGCTTCGCGTGCAAGGAAATACCGGCGGAAATAACCGCCCTGGCTGACAAACTGCGCGCGGAAATTTCGGCGCAAGGGTATGCGATCAAAGATACGGCGCAGGGGTTTGTTATAAACAAAATATAAATTTATAGCAAATTGTTTTCATTAGCATACAGGCAATATGAATTTTCAAAAGCGTGTCCGCTAATAGAATGAGCAATATCCACACAACCGCCTTTACATACCGCCCCATGCTGGCACTTGGCACAGCAACCCTTTAACTGGTTCTTGTCAAAATTTCTGGTATAAGCAAATGATTTGGGATCAGTCCAAATATCATACAGACTGCGCTCGCGCACATTGCTCTCGATATATTCGTCAGGCAGAGAATCACAGCCTTTGATATTGCCGTTGCTTTGGATGCCGAGATTGCTACGGCCGGCTTTGCAGCCGTCCCAACAATTATAGTTAATCGTGCAAAATGGATGTTTCTCTGAAAAATAGCCCAAGTCGTCCGCTCCAGCAATTGGCAAATCAGAAACAGAATGTTCCTTGACGGAATTATGAATAAATTTTGCAACAGATAAATACTCATCTTTATTTAAAAAATAATCTCTACTGAAACGACTGCCGTTATTATTGCAAATTTGTATCTGCCAAGCGATGTTTTTGCCTAAAATTAAATCTCTAATCAATGGCAATTCTTTTACATTTATTTTATTGACAGAAGTAATGACCGAAAGATTTATTCCGGTATTTTTAAATAATTCCAGCGATTTGAAAATTCTATCAAAAGAGCCTTTATAGCCTCTAATATAATCGTGTGTTTCTGCTTTGCCGCCGTCTAAACTAAAACCAATAACGCTTGGTTTTGTAGCAATTACTTGTTTGGCCAGCTTTTTATTATTCGGGAACAAAGAACCATTGGTAACATAAGTAATTCCCAGCCCTGTGTCCATAATCATTTTGGCAATCTCATACCAGTCTTTGCGTAAGAATGTTTCGCCGCCAATTAAAGATACTCTCTGAAAACCAATTCGACGCAAATCATTAGCCACAACCCGAATTTCATCAAAAGTTAATTCGTTCTTACGACTTAAACCAGCCGAACCACCGCAATGCAGACACTTAAAATTACACAATAATGTGAGCTCCCACACCGCACAATCCGGCTGATATATATCAACTCCTGTTTTTTTCGTGATATTTATACCCACAATATATTCTCCTTATCTGTTATTTTTAAGGCTTAACGCCGCTGTATATTGCGCATATTTATGCTGGGCTTCTTTGGTCCAAAAATCCGTAAATCGCCAGACAGGTTCTTTAAGTAATTTTTTTAATCTCTTGATGTCATTCCAGACCAATTTTTTATCGATATTTATTTCTTTGTTATTTAGTAAAAATAATAGCAACTTGGGAGAAATATGCTCATATGCATAAATAGTTTTTTTAATATCTTTGGTCCGTAAAACCTCTTCCAGAATTGCCTCATAATA contains the following coding sequences:
- a CDS encoding radical SAM protein yields the protein MGINITKKTGVDIYQPDCAVWELTLLCNFKCLHCGGSAGLSRKNELTFDEIRVVANDLRRIGFQRVSLIGGETFLRKDWYEIAKMIMDTGLGITYVTNGSLFPNNKKLAKQVIATKPSVIGFSLDGGKAETHDYIRGYKGSFDRIFKSLELFKNTGINLSVITSVNKINVKELPLIRDLILGKNIAWQIQICNNNGSRFSRDYFLNKDEYLSVAKFIHNSVKEHSVSDLPIAGADDLGYFSEKHPFCTINYNCWDGCKAGRSNLGIQSNGNIKGCDSLPDEYIESNVRERSLYDIWTDPKSFAYTRNFDKNQLKGCCAKCQHGAVCKGGCVDIAHSISGHAFENSYCLYANENNLL